One region of Microbacterium sufflavum genomic DNA includes:
- a CDS encoding MFS transporter: protein MSASEVTVKEVRSLVPARMDRLPWSRFHWMIVVGLGFSWILDGLEVQIVAANGYAETLGMGPAEVGLAGTCYLLGQVFGALVFGRLADRLGRKNLFLISLAVYLVGSAVAGLAFAPWFFYIWRFVAGAGIGGEYAAINSAIDEIIPAKYRGRVDIAINGTYWGGAALGAVANMFFLNTDLLPADLGWRLSFFVGPILGLLIIWLRRHIPESPRWQMTHGREEEAERNVDAIEERIRKEGKTIDPVDEDKAITVKEYGSVPFLVIAKVLFQKYPRRTLVGITMMVTQSFLYNAIFFTYALVLENFYDTPPASASQYFIVFAVGNLAGALILGHFFDTWGRRRMLFGTYVLAGLILLVSAFLFNAGVLNAATHTAFWCASFFFASAGASAAYLTVSEIFPLELRSQVISYVFSIGQLVGAIAPVLYGALIGASAESGDRGPLFWGYVLGAAIMMFGGVVCGVFGVSAAGKSLEDIADPLSLVEPGKKKVTPDGA, encoded by the coding sequence ATGTCCGCATCCGAGGTCACCGTCAAGGAGGTCCGGTCGCTCGTCCCGGCGCGCATGGACCGGCTGCCGTGGTCGCGCTTCCACTGGATGATCGTCGTCGGCCTCGGCTTCTCGTGGATCCTCGACGGGCTCGAGGTGCAGATCGTCGCCGCGAACGGCTATGCCGAGACCCTCGGCATGGGCCCGGCCGAGGTGGGTCTCGCCGGCACGTGCTACCTGCTGGGCCAGGTGTTCGGGGCGCTGGTGTTCGGTCGCCTCGCCGATCGCCTCGGCCGCAAGAACCTCTTCCTGATCTCGCTCGCGGTCTACCTCGTGGGCTCCGCGGTGGCCGGTCTCGCGTTCGCCCCGTGGTTCTTCTACATCTGGCGGTTCGTCGCCGGCGCGGGCATCGGCGGCGAGTACGCCGCCATCAACTCCGCGATCGACGAGATCATCCCGGCGAAGTACCGCGGCCGCGTCGACATCGCGATCAACGGCACCTACTGGGGCGGTGCGGCCCTGGGTGCCGTGGCGAACATGTTCTTCCTCAACACCGACCTCCTGCCCGCCGACCTGGGCTGGCGGCTCAGCTTCTTCGTCGGTCCGATCCTCGGCCTGCTGATCATCTGGCTGCGTCGGCACATCCCGGAGAGCCCGCGCTGGCAGATGACGCACGGCCGTGAGGAGGAGGCGGAGCGCAACGTCGACGCGATCGAGGAGCGCATCCGCAAGGAGGGCAAGACGATCGACCCGGTCGACGAGGACAAGGCGATCACGGTCAAGGAGTACGGCAGCGTGCCGTTCCTGGTGATCGCGAAGGTGCTGTTCCAGAAGTACCCGCGCCGTACGCTGGTCGGCATCACGATGATGGTGACGCAGTCGTTCCTCTACAACGCGATCTTCTTCACCTACGCGCTGGTGCTCGAGAACTTCTACGACACCCCGCCCGCCTCCGCCTCGCAGTACTTCATCGTCTTCGCGGTCGGCAACCTCGCCGGCGCCCTCATCCTCGGTCACTTCTTCGACACGTGGGGCCGGCGCCGCATGCTCTTCGGCACGTACGTGCTCGCCGGGCTGATCCTGCTGGTCAGCGCCTTCCTGTTCAACGCGGGCGTTCTGAACGCGGCGACGCACACGGCGTTCTGGTGCGCCTCGTTCTTCTTCGCCTCCGCCGGTGCGTCCGCCGCCTACCTGACGGTGAGCGAGATCTTCCCGCTGGAGCTGCGCAGCCAGGTGATCTCGTACGTCTTCTCCATCGGCCAGCTCGTCGGCGCGATCGCCCCGGTGCTCTACGGGGCGCTGATCGGGGCGAGCGCCGAGTCCGGCGACCGCGGCCCGCTCTTCTGGGGCTACGTGCTCGGTGCCGCGATCATGATGTTCGGCGGCGTGGTCTGCGGGGTGTTCGGGGTGAGCGCGGCGGGCAAGTCGCTGGAGGACATCGCGGATCCGCTGTCGCTCGTCGAGCCGGGGAAGAAGAAGGTCACGCCGGACGGCGCGTGA
- a CDS encoding SRPBCC family protein: MPRFVIETVVAAPPQEVFDAALDPALHLASMARYGETMIEEPAGGRFSEGSTVTWRARHFGIPFRLRSVVFDIEAPSRFTDRQLRGPFGDLRHEHVFEPHPRGTLMRDTIAFHSPLGPLGRLVDALVLGRYMERLIRERNDALVAAIEGRRA; encoded by the coding sequence ATGCCCCGGTTCGTGATCGAGACCGTCGTCGCCGCGCCCCCGCAGGAGGTGTTCGACGCCGCGCTCGACCCGGCCCTGCACCTCGCGTCGATGGCCCGCTACGGCGAGACGATGATCGAAGAACCCGCGGGTGGCCGCTTCTCCGAGGGGTCGACGGTGACCTGGCGCGCGCGGCACTTCGGCATCCCCTTCCGGCTGCGCTCCGTGGTCTTCGACATCGAGGCGCCGTCCCGGTTCACCGACCGCCAGCTCCGCGGGCCGTTCGGCGACCTCCGGCACGAGCACGTCTTCGAACCGCATCCGCGCGGCACCCTCATGCGCGACACCATCGCGTTCCACTCGCCCCTCGGGCCGCTCGGCCGCCTCGTCGACGCCCTGGTGCTCGGCCGCTACATGGAACGGCTCATCCGCGAGCGCAACGACGCCCTGGTCGCTGCGATCGAGGGGCGGCGGGCGTAA
- a CDS encoding YdeI/OmpD-associated family protein: MSELRLHTVLTGRGPAAAIQLTDEQVASFGAGKSFPVAVTIGGRTARLRLARMGGENLIGFSKAVRADLGVEIDQEVDAVIRLDTAERTVDVPPALAEALDADPALRAAFDALSPSARKEHARAVAEAKQPATRDRRIAKILDGLRG; encoded by the coding sequence ATGAGCGAACTGCGCCTGCACACCGTCCTCACCGGTCGCGGTCCCGCCGCGGCGATCCAGCTCACCGACGAGCAGGTCGCCTCGTTCGGGGCCGGCAAGAGCTTCCCCGTCGCCGTCACCATCGGCGGCCGCACCGCGCGACTGCGGCTGGCCCGCATGGGCGGCGAGAACCTCATCGGCTTCAGCAAGGCGGTTCGCGCCGACCTCGGGGTGGAGATCGACCAGGAGGTCGACGCCGTGATCCGCCTCGACACCGCCGAGCGCACCGTCGACGTGCCGCCCGCGCTGGCCGAGGCGCTCGACGCCGACCCCGCCCTGCGGGCGGCCTTCGACGCCCTCTCCCCCAGCGCCCGCAAGGAGCACGCGCGCGCGGTCGCCGAGGCCAAGCAGCCGGCGACGCGCGACCGCCGGATCGCGAAGATCCTCGACGGTCTCCGCGGCTGA
- a CDS encoding acyl-CoA dehydrogenase family protein, producing MTMTSVTTTAEEREAILDAVREFAETELAPQAAERDEKHLFPRESLNRGGELGLGGIYVSEEYGGTGLSRVDTVAIFEELAKADPAVAAYISIHNMVVWMIDTYGDDTQRAAWLPQLTAMQEFGGYCLTEPGVGSDAANVATSAVRDGDDYLLTGVKQFISGAGEAAVYVVMARTGEPGARGISAFLVPGDAEGLSFGAPEKKMGWHAQPTRQVILDGVRVPAAAMLGDEGRGFAIAMSALNGGRLNIAACSLGGAQAALDRAVQYVHERVAFGEPLAEKQSILFAIADMRTDLQAARLMVRDGAEAVDAKAPDATMRCAMAKRFATDAGFDVANRALQLHGGYGYLQDYGIEKIVRDLRVHQILEGTNEIMRLIVGREMLRPAGSASMRSAS from the coding sequence ATGACCATGACCAGCGTCACCACCACCGCCGAGGAGCGCGAGGCCATCCTCGACGCCGTCCGCGAGTTCGCCGAGACCGAGCTCGCCCCGCAGGCCGCCGAGCGCGACGAGAAGCACCTGTTCCCACGGGAGTCGCTCAACCGCGGCGGCGAGCTCGGGCTCGGCGGCATCTACGTGAGCGAGGAGTACGGCGGCACCGGCCTGTCCCGCGTCGACACCGTCGCGATCTTCGAGGAGCTCGCCAAGGCCGACCCCGCGGTCGCCGCCTACATCTCCATCCACAACATGGTGGTGTGGATGATCGACACCTACGGCGACGACACCCAGCGTGCCGCCTGGCTGCCGCAGCTCACGGCCATGCAGGAGTTCGGCGGCTACTGCCTCACCGAGCCGGGGGTCGGATCCGACGCCGCCAACGTGGCGACCAGCGCCGTGCGCGACGGCGACGACTACCTGCTCACCGGCGTCAAGCAGTTCATCTCGGGGGCGGGCGAGGCGGCCGTGTACGTCGTGATGGCGCGGACGGGCGAGCCGGGAGCGCGCGGCATCAGCGCCTTCCTCGTGCCGGGCGACGCCGAGGGGCTGAGCTTCGGCGCCCCGGAGAAGAAGATGGGCTGGCACGCGCAGCCCACCCGGCAGGTGATCCTCGACGGCGTGCGGGTGCCCGCGGCCGCGATGCTCGGCGACGAGGGTCGCGGGTTCGCGATCGCGATGTCGGCGCTCAACGGCGGGCGCCTCAACATCGCCGCCTGCTCGCTCGGCGGAGCCCAGGCGGCCCTCGACCGCGCCGTGCAGTACGTGCACGAGCGGGTGGCGTTCGGGGAGCCGCTGGCCGAGAAGCAGTCGATCCTGTTCGCGATCGCCGACATGCGCACCGACCTCCAGGCCGCGCGGCTCATGGTGCGCGACGGTGCGGAGGCGGTGGACGCGAAGGCGCCGGACGCCACGATGCGCTGCGCCATGGCGAAGCGGTTCGCCACCGACGCCGGCTTCGACGTCGCCAACCGCGCGCTGCAGCTGCACGGCGGCTACGGCTACCTGCAGGACTACGGCATCGAGAAGATCGTCCGCGACCTGCGCGTGCACCAGATCCTCGAGGGCACCAACGAGATCATGCGACTCATCGTCGGCCGGGAGATGCTGCGGCCGGCGGGGTCGGCGTCGATGCGGAGCGCCTCATGA
- the prpB gene encoding methylisocitrate lyase → MLYSTVTPAEKRRLFRERLSSGELLRFPGAFNPLSARLIEQKGFDGVYISGAVLSADLGLPDIGLTTLTEVAGRAKQIARMTDLPAIVDADTGFGEPMNVARTIQELEDAGLAGTHIEDQINPKRCGHLDGKSVVDQDTAIKRIRAAADARRDENFLIMARTDIRAIEGLDAAIDRAKALVDAGADAIFPEAMRTLGEFEAMAEALDVPILANMTEFGKSELFSVDQLRSAGVRMVIWPVSLLRIAMGAAGRALDTLNDEGHLTSTLGEMQHRADLYDLIDYESYNHFDSGVFNFTITKE, encoded by the coding sequence ATGCTGTACTCCACCGTCACGCCCGCCGAGAAGCGGCGGCTGTTCCGGGAGCGCCTGTCCTCGGGCGAGCTGCTGCGGTTCCCCGGCGCGTTCAACCCGCTCAGCGCCCGGCTGATCGAGCAGAAGGGGTTCGACGGCGTGTACATCTCGGGCGCGGTGCTCTCCGCCGACCTGGGGCTGCCCGACATCGGCCTCACGACGCTGACCGAGGTCGCCGGACGCGCCAAGCAGATCGCGCGCATGACCGACCTGCCCGCGATCGTCGACGCCGACACCGGCTTCGGCGAGCCCATGAACGTGGCCCGCACCATTCAGGAGCTGGAGGACGCGGGACTCGCCGGCACCCACATCGAGGACCAGATCAACCCGAAGCGCTGCGGTCACCTCGACGGCAAGAGCGTGGTCGATCAGGACACCGCGATCAAGCGCATCCGTGCCGCCGCCGACGCCCGCCGCGACGAGAACTTCCTGATCATGGCGCGCACCGACATCCGGGCGATCGAGGGACTGGACGCCGCGATCGACCGCGCGAAGGCCCTGGTCGACGCGGGTGCCGATGCGATCTTCCCCGAGGCGATGCGCACGCTCGGCGAGTTCGAGGCGATGGCGGAGGCGCTCGACGTGCCGATCCTCGCGAACATGACCGAGTTCGGCAAGAGCGAGCTGTTCTCGGTCGACCAGCTCCGCAGCGCCGGGGTGCGGATGGTGATCTGGCCGGTGTCGCTGCTGCGGATCGCGATGGGCGCCGCGGGCCGTGCGCTCGATACGCTGAACGACGAGGGGCATCTGACCTCGACGCTCGGCGAGATGCAGCACCGCGCCGATCTCTACGACCTGATCGACTACGAGTCGTACAACCACTTCGACTCCGGGGTCTTCAACTTCACTATCACGAAGGAGTGA
- the mmsB gene encoding 3-hydroxyisobutyrate dehydrogenase: MTRVAFLGLGHMGLPMAKNLVAAGHEVHGFDLVPAAVEAARAAGILVAASGAEAVTDAEVVITMFPAGKHVIEAYRTELLAAARPGTLFIESSTIAVDEARAAHALALAAGHRNIDAPVSGGVVGAEAGTLAFMVGGSDEDYAAALPLLEVMGKRIVHCGGSGLGQAAKVCNNMVLAVSQIAVAEAFVLGERLGLEHQALFDVVSQASGQCWSITTNCPVPGPVPTSPANRDYQPGFAGALMAKDLGLALQAIEQTSTDAKMGRLAQQLYAAYAAGDGATRDFSGIITDIRDDRV; the protein is encoded by the coding sequence ATGACCCGCGTGGCCTTCCTCGGCCTCGGCCACATGGGCCTGCCGATGGCGAAGAACCTCGTCGCGGCGGGACACGAGGTGCACGGCTTCGACCTCGTGCCCGCGGCCGTGGAGGCGGCGCGGGCGGCCGGGATCCTGGTGGCGGCCAGCGGCGCGGAGGCCGTGACCGACGCGGAGGTCGTGATCACGATGTTCCCCGCCGGGAAGCACGTGATCGAGGCGTATCGCACCGAGCTGCTGGCGGCGGCGCGCCCCGGCACCCTGTTCATCGAGTCGTCCACGATCGCGGTCGACGAGGCCCGCGCCGCGCACGCGCTCGCGCTCGCCGCCGGTCACCGCAACATCGACGCCCCGGTGTCCGGCGGGGTCGTGGGCGCCGAGGCCGGGACGCTGGCGTTCATGGTGGGCGGCTCGGACGAGGACTACGCGGCGGCACTGCCGCTGCTCGAGGTCATGGGCAAGCGGATCGTGCACTGCGGTGGCTCGGGTCTCGGCCAGGCGGCGAAGGTCTGCAACAACATGGTGCTCGCGGTGTCGCAGATCGCCGTGGCGGAGGCGTTCGTGCTCGGCGAGCGGCTGGGGCTCGAGCACCAGGCGCTGTTCGACGTGGTGTCGCAGGCGTCGGGGCAGTGCTGGTCGATCACGACGAACTGCCCCGTGCCCGGTCCGGTGCCCACGAGCCCCGCCAACCGCGACTATCAGCCCGGCTTCGCGGGGGCGCTCATGGCGAAGGATCTCGGGCTCGCGCTGCAGGCGATCGAGCAGACCTCCACCGACGCGAAGATGGGCCGGCTCGCGCAGCAGCTCTACGCCGCGTACGCCGCGGGCGACGGGGCCACGCGCGACTTCTCCGGCATCATCACCGACATCCGCGACGACCGCGTGTAG
- a CDS encoding enoyl-CoA hydratase-related protein, whose product MTEYETILVEQRGRVGWITLNRPQALNALNSTVAEEVTAAALAFDADDGIGAIVVTGSEKAFAAGADIKEMEGMSAAQMRETDHFGAWRDFAAVRTPVIAAVSGFALGGGCELAMMCDIILAADTAQFGQPEINLGVIPGMGGTQRLIRAVGYYKAAELVLSGRFLGAEEAERAGLVSRVVPAAELLAEATALADGIAAKSLPSVYAAKAALDAAMETTLAEGLAHEKEAFAALFDTADQKEGMAAFREKRQPDFQNR is encoded by the coding sequence ATGACCGAGTACGAGACGATCCTGGTGGAGCAGCGCGGACGGGTCGGATGGATCACCCTGAACCGCCCGCAGGCCCTCAACGCGCTGAACAGCACCGTCGCCGAGGAGGTCACGGCCGCCGCGCTCGCCTTCGACGCCGACGACGGCATCGGCGCGATCGTCGTCACGGGTTCGGAGAAGGCGTTCGCCGCCGGAGCCGACATCAAGGAGATGGAGGGGATGTCGGCGGCGCAGATGCGCGAGACGGATCACTTCGGGGCGTGGCGGGACTTCGCCGCCGTGCGCACCCCGGTCATCGCCGCGGTGTCGGGCTTCGCGCTCGGCGGGGGGTGCGAGCTGGCCATGATGTGCGACATCATTCTCGCGGCCGACACCGCGCAGTTCGGACAGCCCGAGATCAACCTCGGGGTCATCCCGGGCATGGGCGGCACGCAGCGGCTCATCCGCGCGGTCGGCTACTACAAGGCGGCCGAGCTCGTGCTGTCCGGCCGCTTCCTCGGCGCGGAGGAGGCCGAGCGGGCGGGACTGGTGTCGCGCGTCGTGCCCGCGGCGGAGCTGCTGGCCGAGGCGACCGCGCTCGCGGACGGCATCGCGGCGAAGTCGCTGCCGTCGGTGTACGCCGCCAAGGCCGCCCTCGATGCGGCCATGGAGACCACGCTCGCGGAGGGCCTCGCTCATGAGAAGGAGGCGTTTGCGGCGCTGTTCGACACGGCCGACCAGAAGGAGGGCATGGCCGCGTTCCGCGAGAAGCGCCAGCCCGACTTCCAGAACCGCTGA
- a CDS encoding MarR family winged helix-turn-helix transcriptional regulator, whose product MVRPRPLPVDPLAEAKRQWVAHGWTDAADGMTVVTSVMRAQQLLLARVDAALKPFALSFARYEVLRLLAFSRTGRLPLSSVVARLQVHATTVTSTAERLVRDGLVVREPHPHDGRAAMLALTAEGRDLVERATAALNADVFADPGLSHDDAAELVAIVARMRRDAGDFIDPRPLPEPL is encoded by the coding sequence GTGGTCCGCCCTCGCCCTCTCCCCGTCGATCCGCTCGCCGAAGCCAAGCGGCAGTGGGTGGCGCACGGCTGGACCGACGCGGCCGACGGCATGACGGTCGTCACCTCGGTCATGCGCGCGCAGCAGCTGCTGCTCGCCCGGGTCGACGCGGCCCTCAAGCCCTTCGCGCTGAGCTTCGCGCGGTATGAGGTGCTGCGGCTGCTCGCGTTCAGCCGCACCGGGCGGCTTCCGCTGTCGAGCGTCGTCGCGCGCCTCCAGGTGCATGCGACCACGGTCACCAGCACCGCCGAGCGCCTGGTCCGCGACGGCCTCGTCGTGCGCGAGCCGCACCCGCACGACGGCCGGGCCGCGATGCTCGCACTGACCGCGGAGGGACGCGACCTGGTCGAGCGTGCCACCGCCGCGCTCAACGCCGACGTGTTCGCCGACCCCGGCCTGAGCCACGACGACGCCGCCGAACTGGTCGCGATCGTCGCCCGCATGCGCCGCGACGCCGGGGACTTCATCGACCCCCGCCCCCTCCCCGAGCCCCTCTGA
- a CDS encoding bifunctional 2-methylcitrate synthase/citrate synthase, producing MTEPDIKKGLAGVVVDTTAISKVNPETNSLLYRGYPVQELADTQPFEAVAYLLWNGELPTGEELAAFRLEERRHRALTPEVKDAIDRLPLDAHPMDEVRTAVSVIGAVETAGIRNVLDAVGTPEVNLERSLRLFAALPAIVAYGQRRRRDLPAVEPRDDLDYAANFLWMTFGEEQDPVVVDAFNRSMTLYAEHSFNASTFTARVITSTLSDLYSAVVGAIGALKGPLHGGANEAVMHIFDEIGAADRVTEWLDKALAEKRKIMGFGHRVYKRGDSRVPTMKAALDTLVRHYDRPEVAELYERLEGEFVERKGIYPNLDYPSGPAYNLIGFDTLTFTPLFVAARITGWTAHILEQQSSNALIRPLSAYVGAEERHVEGYTPDTAAIEVQERPEEASA from the coding sequence ATGACCGAGCCGGACATCAAGAAGGGCCTCGCGGGGGTCGTCGTCGACACGACCGCGATCTCGAAGGTCAACCCCGAGACGAACAGCCTGCTGTACCGCGGCTACCCGGTGCAGGAACTCGCCGACACGCAGCCGTTCGAGGCCGTCGCGTATCTGCTGTGGAACGGCGAGCTGCCCACGGGGGAGGAGCTCGCGGCGTTCCGGCTGGAGGAGCGGCGGCACCGCGCCCTCACGCCCGAGGTGAAGGATGCGATCGACCGGCTGCCGCTGGACGCCCACCCGATGGACGAGGTCCGCACGGCGGTGAGCGTGATCGGCGCGGTCGAGACGGCCGGCATCCGCAACGTGCTCGATGCGGTCGGCACGCCCGAGGTCAACCTGGAGCGCAGCCTGCGCCTGTTCGCGGCCCTTCCGGCGATCGTCGCCTACGGGCAGCGGCGGCGGCGGGACCTGCCGGCGGTCGAGCCGCGGGACGACCTGGACTACGCGGCGAACTTCCTCTGGATGACGTTCGGCGAGGAGCAGGACCCGGTGGTGGTCGATGCGTTCAACCGCTCGATGACGCTCTACGCGGAGCACTCCTTCAACGCGTCCACCTTCACGGCGCGCGTGATCACCTCAACGCTCAGCGACCTGTACTCCGCGGTCGTCGGGGCGATCGGGGCGCTCAAGGGCCCGCTGCACGGCGGTGCGAACGAGGCCGTGATGCACATCTTCGACGAGATCGGCGCGGCCGACCGCGTGACCGAGTGGCTCGACAAGGCGCTGGCCGAGAAGCGCAAGATCATGGGGTTCGGTCACCGCGTCTACAAGCGCGGCGACTCGCGGGTGCCCACCATGAAGGCCGCGCTCGACACCCTGGTACGCCACTACGACCGCCCGGAGGTGGCCGAGCTCTACGAGCGTCTGGAGGGCGAGTTCGTGGAGCGCAAGGGCATCTACCCGAACCTGGACTACCCGTCGGGCCCCGCCTACAACCTGATCGGCTTCGACACCCTGACCTTCACGCCGCTGTTCGTCGCGGCGCGGATCACGGGGTGGACGGCGCACATCCTGGAGCAGCAGTCGTCGAACGCCCTGATTCGGCCGCTCTCGGCGTACGTCGGAGCCGAGGAGCGGCACGTCGAGGGGTACACGCCGGACACCGCCGCGATCGAGGTGCAGGAGCGCCCCGAGGAGGCGTCGGCCTGA
- a CDS encoding CoA-acylating methylmalonate-semialdehyde dehydrogenase — protein sequence MTRTIPHFVGGTLLTPDDGRFADVFDPSTGAVQARVPLASAEEVRRVIATAEEAQAAWAATNPQKRARVLLRFLDLAQREMQSLAELLASEHGKTVDDAKGDIQRGLEVIEFSAGAPHLLKGEYSTGAGAGIDVYSMRQPLGVVAAITPFNFPAMIPLWKAGPALAAGNAVVLKPSERDPSVPVRLAELFLEAGLPAGVLNVVHGDKEAVDTLLSDDRIRAVGFVGSTPIAEYIYATAAAHGKRAQCFGGAKNHMIVMPDADLDQAVDALIGAGYGSAGERCMAISVAVPVGEETADALAAKLVERVAQLRVGPSLAADVDYGPLVSRDAVDRVTGYIQQGVDEGATLLADGRGFTVPGHEEGFYLGPTLFDHVTTDMAIYREEIFGPVLVIARAADYEEALRMASEHEYGNGVAIFTRDGDAARDFAARVEVGMVGVNVPIPVPIAYYTFGGWKRSGFGDLNQHGADAFRFYTKTKTVTSRWPSGIRDGASFVIPTMH from the coding sequence ATGACCCGTACGATCCCGCACTTCGTGGGCGGAACGCTTCTCACCCCCGACGACGGACGCTTCGCCGACGTCTTCGATCCGAGCACCGGCGCGGTGCAGGCGCGCGTGCCGCTCGCCTCCGCCGAGGAGGTGCGCCGCGTGATCGCCACCGCCGAGGAGGCGCAGGCCGCCTGGGCCGCGACCAATCCGCAGAAGCGCGCGCGGGTGCTGCTGCGGTTCCTCGACCTGGCGCAGCGCGAGATGCAGTCGCTCGCCGAACTGCTGGCGAGCGAGCACGGCAAGACCGTCGACGACGCGAAGGGCGACATCCAGCGCGGCCTCGAGGTGATCGAGTTCTCCGCCGGAGCGCCCCACCTGCTCAAGGGGGAGTACTCCACCGGCGCGGGCGCGGGCATCGACGTGTACTCGATGCGACAGCCCCTGGGTGTCGTCGCCGCCATCACCCCCTTCAACTTCCCGGCCATGATCCCGCTGTGGAAGGCCGGGCCCGCGCTCGCCGCCGGCAACGCCGTGGTGCTCAAGCCCAGCGAGCGCGACCCCTCGGTGCCCGTCCGGCTGGCGGAGCTGTTCCTCGAAGCCGGGCTCCCGGCGGGGGTGCTCAACGTGGTGCACGGCGACAAGGAGGCGGTCGACACGCTGCTGAGCGACGACCGGATCCGCGCGGTCGGCTTCGTGGGCTCGACGCCCATCGCCGAGTACATCTACGCCACCGCGGCCGCGCACGGCAAGCGGGCGCAGTGCTTCGGCGGGGCCAAGAACCACATGATCGTGATGCCCGACGCCGACCTCGACCAGGCGGTGGACGCGCTGATCGGCGCGGGCTACGGCTCGGCGGGCGAGCGCTGCATGGCGATCTCGGTCGCGGTGCCCGTGGGGGAGGAGACGGCGGACGCGCTCGCGGCCAAGCTCGTCGAGCGGGTCGCCCAGCTGCGGGTCGGGCCCTCGCTCGCGGCCGACGTCGACTACGGCCCGCTGGTCTCGCGCGACGCCGTGGACCGCGTCACCGGCTACATCCAGCAGGGCGTGGACGAGGGGGCGACGCTCCTCGCCGACGGCCGCGGCTTCACGGTGCCAGGGCACGAGGAGGGGTTCTACCTCGGGCCGACGCTGTTCGACCACGTGACGACCGACATGGCGATCTACCGTGAGGAGATCTTCGGTCCCGTGCTCGTGATCGCGAGGGCCGCGGACTACGAGGAGGCGCTGCGGATGGCGTCGGAGCACGAGTACGGCAACGGTGTCGCGATCTTCACGCGCGACGGCGACGCGGCCCGCGACTTCGCCGCCCGTGTGGAGGTCGGCATGGTCGGGGTGAACGTGCCGATCCCGGTGCCCATCGCGTATTACACCTTCGGCGGCTGGAAGCGCAGCGGCTTCGGCGACCTCAACCAGCACGGCGCCGATGCCTTCCGCTTCTACACCAAGACCAAGACGGTGACGAGTCGCTGGCCCAGCGGCATCCGCGACGGCGCCAGCTTCGTCATCCCCACCATGCACTGA
- a CDS encoding antibiotic biosynthesis monooxygenase: MSATAPVSEPVTVSIRREVDPERIAEATAWVQTGVNLATKYPGFLGSGWVRAGEDSQVWHMLYRFASEESLTAWEQSGERTWWLSMGEGFVRSERSKRRTGIEGWFDEPSTGSIPVVEPDGTTTVAVAPAPPRWKQAVSIWLGFFPVNLAFTYAMSPVPGWDGLPIWLRVLATTLVLTPIMTYWVLPWVTRSLRGWLAR, from the coding sequence ATGTCCGCAACCGCCCCCGTGTCCGAGCCCGTCACCGTCTCCATCCGCCGCGAGGTCGACCCCGAGCGCATCGCCGAGGCGACCGCCTGGGTGCAGACCGGCGTGAACCTGGCGACGAAGTACCCGGGCTTCCTCGGCTCGGGGTGGGTGCGCGCGGGCGAGGACTCGCAGGTGTGGCACATGCTCTACCGCTTCGCGAGCGAGGAGTCGCTGACTGCCTGGGAGCAGTCGGGCGAGCGCACCTGGTGGCTCTCCATGGGCGAGGGCTTCGTGCGCAGCGAGCGCTCCAAGCGCCGCACCGGCATCGAGGGGTGGTTCGACGAGCCGTCCACGGGCTCCATCCCCGTGGTCGAGCCCGACGGCACGACCACGGTCGCGGTGGCCCCCGCACCGCCGCGCTGGAAGCAGGCGGTGTCGATCTGGCTCGGCTTCTTCCCCGTCAACCTCGCCTTCACGTACGCCATGAGCCCGGTGCCGGGATGGGACGGCCTGCCGATCTGGCTGCGCGTTCTCGCGACCACGCTCGTGCTCACGCCGATCATGACCTACTGGGTGCTCCCCTGGGTCACCCGCTCCCTGCGCGGCTGGCTCGCCCGCTGA